A genomic region of Sarcophilus harrisii chromosome 6, mSarHar1.11, whole genome shotgun sequence contains the following coding sequences:
- the LOC100933082 gene encoding olfactory receptor 1052-like, giving the protein MTPGEIALASGNFTPVTQFILLGFSEYADLQTLFFFIFLLIYAMTVLGNMGMMTLIYIDSRLHSPMYFFLSILSFLDICYSSVVTPRLLVNFLTTDKSISFAGCVIQLTFFVIHVTTESFLLAVMAYDRFMAICQPLHYSSVMTKVTCLQLVAASYGFGGANSIIHTGNVFVLPFCGPNEITHYFCDVPPLLRLACADTATAGNILYIFSALDTLLPASVILISYSLILVTIGRMRSATGREKALSTCASHFLAIAIFYGTVIFTYVQPHGNENGRNGQIVSVFYTIIIPMLNPFIYSLRNKEVKNALRRRLQAYIFPR; this is encoded by the coding sequence ATGACTCCTGGAGAGATAGCTCTTGCCAGTGGCAACTTTACACCAGTAACTCAGTTTATCTTGTTGGGCTTCTCCGAGTATGCAGACCTGCAGACGctgtttttcttcatcttcctgcTGATCTATGCCATGACTGTGTTGGGCAACATGGGCATGATGACCCTGATCTATATCGACTCCCGTCTTCATAGTCCCATGTACTTCTTCCTCAGCATCCTCTCTTTCCTTGACATTTGCTACTCATCTGTGGTCACACCCAGACTCTTGGTCAACTTTTTAACCACTGACAAATCCATCTCATTTGCCGGTTGTGTGATCCAGCTGACCTTCTTTGTGATCCACGTGACGACTGAGAGCTTCCTCCTGGCTGTCATGGCCTATGACCGCTTCATGGCTATCTGCCAGCCCCTCCATTATTCTTCTGTCATGACCAAAGTCACCTGCCTGCAGCTGGTGGCTGCCTCCTATGGGTTCGGTGGGGCTAATTCCATCATCCACAcaggaaatgtttttgttttgcctttttgtgGACCCAATGAAATCACCCATTACTTCTGCGACGTCCCACCATTACTCCGCCTGGCATGTGCTGACACTGCCACAGCAGGCAACATCCTCTATATTTTCTCTGCCTTGGATActcttctgcctgcctcagtcaTTCTCATTTCCTATAGCCTGATCCTGGTGACCATTGGGCGCATGCGCTCAGCAACTGGAAGGGAAAAGGCACTTTCTACGTGTGCCTCCCATTTCCTGGCCATTGCCATTTTCTATGGCACGGTGATTTTCACATATGTCCAGCCCCATGGGAATGAAAATGGCAGAAATGGTCAGATAGTCTCAGTCTTCTACACCATCATCATCCCTATGCTTAACCCTTTCATTTACAGCCTTCGCAATAAGGAGGTAAAGAATGCCCTTCGCAGGAGGCTCCAGGCCTATATCTTCCCCCGCTAA
- the LOC100931876 gene encoding olfactory receptor 9Q1-like, protein MAIGNGTTVKEFILLGFTNHPELESLLLLVFLAFYLMMLLGNLGMITLIWTNPGLHTPMYFLLRQLAFLDVCFSTTVLPQLLVTLVSGRAVVSYGQCATQFFMFTFFGSTDCYLLALMAYDRYVAVCQPLLYVTIMTPKRRLKLVTGAYLGGLANAILRTSCTFSLSFCGDNQIDFIFCDLPPLLELSCGDTFLQELLILLFACFVILASLVMILVSYLFIIRAILQIQSAGGRAKTFSTCASHMTAVGLFFGTLAFMYVRNRSGKSLEEDKVVSVFYTVVIPMLNPLIYSLRNKEVKEALKKTFSRLKLS, encoded by the coding sequence ATGGCTATTGGAAATGGCACCACTGTAAAGGAGTTCATCCTGCTTGGTTTCACCAACCATCCTGAGCTGGAGTCTCTTCTGCTCCTAGTGTTTCTGGCTTTCTACCTCATGATGCTTCTGGGTAACTTGGGCATGATCACCCTGATCTGGACTAATCCTGGACTCCACACGCCCATGTACTTCCTGCTCAGACAGCTGGCTTTCCTGGATGTCTGCTTCTCCACCACAGTGTTACCTCAGCTCTTGGTGACCTTAGTCTCTGGCAGAGCGGTGGTCTCTTATGGCCAATGCGCTACTCAGTTCTTCATGTTCACTTTCTTTGGCTCCACTGATTGCTACCTCTTGGCTCTCATGGCATACGACCGCTACGTGGCTGTGTGTCAGCCTCTGCTCTATGTCACCATCATGACCCCCAAGAGAAGGTTGAAGTTGGTGACCGGGGCCTACCTCGGGGGCTTGGCTAATGCTATTTTAAGAACCAGCTGTACATTCTCACTCTCCTTCTGTGGGGACAATCAGATTGACTTTATTTTCTGTGACCTCCCACCCCTGCTAGAGCTCTCCTGTGGGGACACTTTCCTCCAAGAACTCCTGATTCTGCTATTTGCTTGTTTTGTGATCCTGGCCAGCCTGGTCATGATCTTGGTCTCCTATTTGTTCATCATCAGAGCCATCCTACAGATCCAGTCTGCTGGTGGGAGGGCCAAGACCTTTTCCACTTGTGCCTCCCACATGACTGCTGTTGGGCTCTTCTTTGGGACTCTTGCATTCATGTACGTACGCAACAGGTCGGGAAAATCCCTAGAAGAGGACAAGGTTGTATCTGTGTTTTACACTGTAGTGATTCCCATGCTAAACCCTCTCATCTACAGCCTGAGGAATAAGGAGGTGAAGGAGGCCCTGAAGAAAACTTTTAGTAGGCTTAAGTTATCTTAA